A part of Bacillus rossius redtenbacheri isolate Brsri chromosome 1, Brsri_v3, whole genome shotgun sequence genomic DNA contains:
- the LOC134528959 gene encoding cytochrome P450 6j1-like, with the protein MAMIFSSVLADVTVVVATCLVAAYLYFASIFRYWKRRGVHYIPPTSMFGNLGGVALQREHIGEYLKKVYDSNPDQPVVGLFAFRKPILMVRDLDVVQSVMVKNAHAFLDRPVNISQESNPLASRSLFALKGKKWRLLRTKLTPTFTSAKIKKMFYLVNECGKQLLPCIEKEMEKGKHVMVKDTVARYSTDVIASCAFGVDGKALVDPNSEFRATTRKIFERTKLQDLALNLITLAPSLIRALRLKITDESINNYLRKLFWEVVDHRKKNNVSRNDFVDILMQLKDEGQVRAEEDAHDKEEIKQDSENMDIKKLRIEAIDLKLEDDDFVAQAFIFIGAGYETSSSVIAFTLYELALNPSIQDKLRRKLMTVLEKHNSEVTYEAIAEMDYLEMVISETLRKHPTVPILARQCLEDFRIPGTDITIEKGTSVMIPVLAIHSDPAIYPEPDKFDPERFNHENKNKRSKFAHIPFGEGPRICIGMRFGQMQVKTALVHILTTYQVRPCAETPTPPLRLKPTGVNTPRKEIALAFDRIN; encoded by the coding sequence ATGGCTATGATATTCAGCTCTGTGCTAGCAGATGTCACCGTCGTTGTGGCCACATGCTTAGTTGCAGCGTATCTGTACTTCGCCAGCATCTTCAGATACTGGAAGAGACGAGGCGTTCACTACATTCCTCCCACATCAATGTTTGGGAATCTGGGTGGAGTAGCGTTGCAGAGGGAACACATTGGCGAATACCTCAAGAAGGTGTACGACAGCAACCCGGATCAACCCGTAGTCGGCCTCTTCGCCTTCAGGAAGCCCATTCTGATGGTGCGTGACCTCGACGTGGTGCAGAGCGTCATGGTGAAGAACGCACATGCTTTCTTGGACAGGCCCGTGAACATTTCACAGGAAAGTAACCCATTGGCTTCCAGGAGTCTCTTTGCTCTGAAGGGCAAGAAGTGGAGACTCTTGAGAACGAAACTCACACCCACCTTCACCTCCGCGAAGATAAAGAAGATGTTTTATCTTGTCAATGAGTGCGGCAAGCAGTTACTGCCGTGCATCGAAAAGGAAATGGAAAAAGGAAAGCATGTGATGGTGAAGGACACAGTGGCCAGATATTCCACAGATGTCATCGCGTCCTGTGCTTTTGGAGTCGACGGCAAAGCTCTTGTTGATCCGAATAGCGAATTTCGAGCAACCACAAGGAAGATCTTTGAAAGAACTAAACTACAGGATTTGGCTTTAAACCTCATTACCCTTGCACCATCACTGATAAGAGCACTAAGGTTGAAAATTACCGATGAAAGCATCAACAACTACTTGCGCAAGTTATTCTGGGAAGTTGTTGACCATCGTAAGAAGAATAATGTTTCCCGAAACGACTTTGTGGATATTCTGATGCAGCTAAAGGACGAGGGTCAAGTCCGAGCAGAAGAAGATGCACATGACAAGGAAGAAATAAAGCAAGACAGTgaaaatatggacattaaaaaaCTGAGGATCGAGGCGATAGATTTGAAGCTGGAGGATGATGACTTCGTGGCTCAAGCCTTCATTTTCATAGGTGCAGGATATGAGACTTCTTCTTCAGTCATAGCGTTCACACTTTACGAGTTGGCACTAAACCCTTCCATTCAAGACAAGCTGAGGAGAAAATTGATGACTGTTCTAGAGAAACATAACTCAGAAGTTACCTATGAAGCAATAGCTGAGATGGATTACCTGGAGATGGTCATTTCGGAAACATTGCGCAAGCACCCAACTGTACCAATACTGGCAAGACAGTGTTTAGAAGACTTCAGGATCCCAGGAACCGACATCACAATAGAAAAAGGAACGAGTGTTATGATTCCTGTGCTGGCAATCCACTCTGATCCTGCCATTTACCCGGAACCAGACAAGTTTGATCCTGAAAGGTTCAaccatgaaaataaaaacaaacgttcCAAGTTTGCACACATTCCATTCGGAGAAGGACCAAGAATATGCATAGGTATGCGGTTCGGCCAGATGCAAGTGAAGACAGCTCTAGTGCATATTCTGACCACCTACCAGGTCCGGCCCTGCGCAGAAACACCCACACCTCCACTGCGGTTGAAACCCACTGGAGTGAACACTCCCAGGAAAGAGATTGCCCTAGCGTTCGACAGAATCAATTGA